In Candidatus Effluviviaceae Genus I sp., the genomic stretch GCCATCGCCGCCGGCATCTGCGACGGGCTCGGGTACGGCGACAACACGAAGGGCGCCCTGCTCACGCGCGGCCTGGCCGAGATCACGCGGCTCGGCGTGGCGATGGGGGGGGAGCCCGCGACCTTCGCGGGCCTGTCGGGCATGGGCGATCTCATCACGACGTGCATATCCAGGCACAGCAGGAACCGATACGTCGGCGAGCAGATCGCCGGAGGCCGCTCCCTCCGCGAGATCCTCGATTCCATGGTCATGGTCGCCGAGGGCGTGCGGACGACCACGAGCGCCGTGGACCTCTCGCGCCGACACGGGGTCGAGATGCCCATCGCCGAGCAGATGGCCGCCGTGCTCTTCGACGGCAAGGACCCGCGCGAGGCCATCGGCGAGCTCATGATGCGGGACCCGAAACCCGAGAACGCGGCGCCCTCGCGCTGAGCCGCCCCCGAGCGGCCGTCACATTGGCCCTTGTCAGGGCTCGGCACGCGTGGTAGATTCTGCGGTGTCGGGGCGTAGCGCAGTCCGGTTAGCGCACTAGCATGGGGGGCTAGGGGTCGCTGGTTCGAATCCAGTCGCCCCGACCATCACGAGATCAAGGCCGCCGGGGCCGGAGCGGCAACGCGAGCGATGTTTGCTTACAACCTCTACAGGTTGGGAGCGTTCCTGGCCCTGAGGCTCTCTCTGCCCACCGCGCGCAGGATCGCCGCCGCGGTGGGCAGACTGTCGTGCGCCCTCCAGAGACGCACGCGCAGGCACCTCATCGAGAACCTCCGGACCGCCTTCGGCGACACGATGTCGGAGCGCGAGCTGCGCGGGCTCCGCCTCCGCATCTACGCCAACTTCGCCGTCTTCGTCGCCGACTTCCTCAGGTTCCCGTTCTTCACGCGCGACAACCTGGGCGAGTGGCTGACCGAGCGCAGCATCGAGGGCCTCGCGAGGCTGCGTCAGACCGGGGCCGGGGGGCCGCTCGTCTTCCTCACCGCGCACCTCGGCAACTGGGAGCTCGGGGCGGCGGCCGTGGCGCTCGCGGTGACGCCGCTCACCGTGCTCGCGGACACTCACCCGAGCCCGCGAGTCACCGCGTTCTTCAACGGACGGAGGGAGTCGAAGGGCTGCGCGGTCGTCACTGTGTCGTCGTTCCACCGGTGCTTCAGGGCGCTCAAGGGCGGCGGCGCGGTCGCCATCGTCGGCGACCGACCGGTGACCGGACAGGGCATCCACGCGACGTTCATGGGAAAGACGACGCTGGTCCCCGACGGACACGCCGTGCTGGCGCGCCGGCTCGGAGCGACGCTTGTTCCGTGTTTCCTTCTCATGACGGAGGACGGCCGGTACGATCTCCTCGTGGACGATCCGATCGTCCCGAGGACGACGGACGACGAGGCGGGCGACGTCCGCGACTGCGTGAACCGCTGTCTGACGGTGGTGGAGCGGCGCATCCGGGAGCATCCCGAGCAGTGGTACGTCTTTCGGCCCATCTGGGGCGGCGAGGCCGCCCGCACTGCGCGGGGGCGCAGGGGCGCGGCGCGGGTGAGGAGCGCGCGGTGAGGATCGTGGTCGTCATCCCCTGCAAGAACGTCGAGGAGACGATCGGGCGCCTCGTCGGCCGGATCCGGGAGGTCGCCCCCGCGCTGGACGCCCTGGTCGTGGACGACGGCTCCGACGACCGCACCGGCGCCGTCGCCCGGGAGGCGGGGGCGTCGGTCGTCCGTCACGAGGTGAACCGGGGGAAGGGCGCGGCCCTGAAGACAGGCTTCGCCTGCGCCGCCGAGCGCGGGTACGACGCGGTCGTCACGATGGACGGCGATCTCCAGCACGACCCGGCGGCGCTCCCGGCGTTCGTCGAGGCGCTCGAGAAGGAGGGCGCGGACATCGTGGTCGGGTCGCGCATGCGGGCCGTCGGCGCGATGCCCGCCATCAGGATCTGGACGAACCGGACGACCTCCCGCATCGTGTCGCGTCTGGCCGGCCAGGACATCCCGGACAGCCAGAGCGGATACCGCATTCTGAGGACCGACGTCGTGAGGGACCTTCCGCTCGTGACGTCGCGGTACGACACGGAGTCGGAGATCCTCATCCGCGCCGCTCGGCGGGGCGCGAGGATATCGTCCATCCCGATCGAGTCCATCTACGCGGGCGGCGTCAGTCACATCAACCCGTTCGTGGACACGCTCCGCTTCGTGAGGCTCGTGCTGCTCAGTCTCTTCTGGCGATAGGAGGCCTCCTGGACAAGCCCGTGATCCTCGTCAGCAACGACGACGGCGTCCGCGCGCCCGGCATCGCCGCGCTGCACCGCGCGCTCCTGCCGCTCGGTCGAGTGATCGTCGTCGCGCCGGACCGCGAGCGGAGCGCGTCGAGCCACTCGCTCACGCTCGACGTGCCGCTTCGTGCCAACCGGCTGTCCGACGACGTCGTGAGCGTCGAGGGCACGCCGACCGACTGCGTGCTTCTGGCGGTCAAGAACCTGCTGCCGGAGCGCCCGGCGCTCGTGGTCTCGGGCGTCAACCGCGGTCCGAACATGGGGCACGACGTCACGTACTCGGGAACCGTCGCCGCGGCGATGGAGGCCACGATCCTCGGCATTCCGGCGGTTGCCGTCTCGCTGGCCCGCTCGCCCGACGGCGCGTTCGACTACGGACCGGCGGCGGAGGTCGCGGCGGGGGTCGCGTCCCTCGTGCTCGAGCGGGGGCTCCCGCCGGGCACGCTCCTCAACGTCAACGTCCCGAACGTGCCGTCCGGGGGCATCGGGGGCGTCGCCCTCACGAGGCTCGGGAAGCAGGTGTACGAGGACTCGGTCGTGAAGAAGACCGATCCGCGGGGACGGGAGTACTACTGGATCGGCGGACAGAGCTCCGCGACGCCGAGCGGGCCCGGGACCGACTTCGAGGCGGTCGCAAGTGGGCTCGTGTCCGTGACGCCCGTCCATCTCGACCTTACCGACCACGGGTCGCTCGCGGCGCTCCGGGACTGGCCCCTGGCGGATGCGCTCGGGCCCCGCGCCGCGGCGGGCCGGGGCGAGGCGAAGTCGTGAGAGACTGGGACGCGCTTCGCGCCAGGATGGTCGAGGAGCAGATCGCCGCCCGGGGCATCTCGGACGAGCGGGTGCTCGCGGCCATGCGCGCGGTACCCAGGCACCTCTTCGTGGGGCCCGGGTTCGAGGACTCGGCCTACGGCGACCACGCGCTTCCGATCGGGGAGGGGCAGACGATCTCGCAGCCGTACATGGTCGCCCTCATGACACAGGAGCTCGCCCTCGACGGCAGCGAGAAGGTGCTGGAGGTCGGGACGGGCTCCGGGTACCAGACGGCCGTGCTCGCGGAACTCGTCGACCGCGTCGTGAGCGTCGAGCGCGTCGCGTCGCTCGCGCGGCGCGCCCAGGAGACCATCGAGTCCCTGGGCATCGCGAACGTCATCGTCCACATCGGCGACGGGACCATCGGGCTTTCGGAGTTCGCGCCGTACGACCGCATCCTCGTGACGGCGGGCGCGCCCGAGGTGCCGCAGAGCCTGCTCGAGCAGCTCGCCGACCCCGGGATCATCGTGATCCCCGTCGGCGGCCAGGGCTTCCAGGAGCTCAGGGTGATCCGCCGCCGCGCCGGCTCGCTCTCGGAGCGCAACGCGGGCGGCTGCGTGTTCGTGCCGCTCCTCGGCCGTGAGGGCTGGGGCGCGGCGAGATAGGAGGGCGCGGGGGTGCTCGAGGCGCTCGCTGAGATGTGGAACGGTCTGTCGCCCGAGGCTCGCCTCAGGGTGAAGGTGTTCGCGCTGTCGGCGCTCCCCGTCGCGGAGCTTCGCGGCGGGATCCCGCTCGGCGTCGGTTCCGGCATGCCGTGGCGGGAGGCGTTCCTCGTCGCGGCGGCCGGGAACCTCGCGCCGGTCATCCCGCTCCTCTTCGCGCTCGGGCCGATGACGAGGTTCCTCGAGCGCTGGGCCTTCGCGCGGCGCGTCATCGAGGCTGTCTTCGCGCGGACGCGCAGGCGGAGCGGCCTCATCGAGCGGTACGAGGCGATCGGCCTCGCGCTCTTCGTGGCCGTGCCGCTCCCGATGACGGGCGCCTGGACGGGGGTGCTCGCCGCCCACCTCCTCGGCGTGCGGCCGAGGTACGCGGTCCCGGCGGTCGTCGCGGGGGTGGTCATCGCGGGGGTCATCGTCACCCTGGCCTCGCAAGGGGTCTTGCATCTGTGGCGGCTCTAGTGTAGCATCGCAGTTCACGTCGGGGCGTAGCGCAGGCCGGTTAGCGCGCATGGTTCGGGACCATGAGGTCGGAGGTTCAAATCCTCTCGCCCCGACCATCCCACAAGGGAGGCACGGATGTCGCCTCGCCCTGTGAGGATCACGGTGGTCGGTGCCGGCCGCTGTGACGAGAAGACCGCTTCGATCGCCGAGCGCGTTGGCAGGGAGGTCGCTCGCCGGGGCGGTGTTCTCATTTGTGGTGGCCTCGGCGGCGTCATGGAGGCCGCGGCGCGCGGCGCGAGCGAGGCCGGCGGGCTCACCGTGGGCATCCTCCCCGGTCCGGACGCCGCGGCGGCGAATCCGCACATCGCCATCCCCATCGCGACAGACCTCGGACACGCGAGGAACGCCGTGAACGTGCGGGCAGCCGACGCGGTCGTGGCGGTCGAGGGCGGGTACGGGACGCTCTCAGAGGTCGCGCTCGCGCTGGCGATGGGCATCCCCGTCGTGTCGCCGGCGGACGCCGCGGCCGCGCCGGACGTCGTGCGCGCGGCATCGGCCGAGGACGCCGTGGCGACGGCGTTCGCCCTCGCCGAGGGCCGCAGGTCGTGACGGCCTCCCGCGCGAGCGGGCGCTTCCGCGCGAGGCTCGCTCTCGGGCTCGCGGTCGTCGCCCTCGGTCTTGCGGCGACCTCGTGCACGCCGCTCCCGCCGCGCCAGCGCGCCGCGACGGCTCCTCCGGCCGGCCCCGGCGCGCACCACGTGGTGGCGGGCGGGGAGACCCTCTGGCGCATCGCGAAGGCCTACGGCGTCTCGGTGACGGAGATCAAGGAGGCCAACGGCCTGCGCGACGACACCATCCTCGTCGGGCAGCGGCTGTTCATCCCGGGAGCTTCGCGCGCGGTCGTCGCGGCGCCGCGGAGGCCGACGGAAGAACCGAGGCAGGCGGGCGACCTCGCGTTCGCGTGGCCGCTTGCCGGACGGAACAGAGCGTCCGTCAGAAGCCCGTTCGGGACGCGGACCGACCCCATCAACAAGAGCAGGACGTTCCACCAGGGCATCGACATCGAGGCGGCGCACGGCGAGCGGGTGTTGGCGGCGGCCGACGGCGAGGTGGTGTTCGCAAGCCGCATGAGCGGATACGGCACGGTCGTCATGGTGGACCACGGCAGCCGCACGATCACGCTCTACGCGCACCTGTCGCGGGCCGTCGTCGACATCGAGGAGAGGGTGCAGCGCGGACAGACGGTCGGGTACGTCGGAAGCGACGGTCGCGCGACCGGCCCGCACCTCCACTTCGAGGTCAGGGTCAGGGGCGCGTCGGTCGATCCGCTGGACCGCCTTCCGTGACCGCGGAGCGTCGGGCGAGCGGGGGAGGACCATGAGCGCAGACACGAGGACCGATCTCAGGAGCCTCATCCGGAGCGTCCCGGGTTTCCCGAAGACCGGGATCGTCTTCCGGGACATCACGACGCTCGCCAAGGACCCGCGGGGCCTCAGGGCCGCCGTCGATGCGATCGCCGCTCGCTACGAGAAGGAGCGCATCGACGTCGTCGTGGGCATCGAGGCGCGCGGGTTCATCTTCGGGGCCGCCGTCGCGTACCGGCTCGGCGTGGGGTTCGTTCCAGCCCGCAAGCCGGGGAAGCTCCCGGCGGAGACCGTGCGCGCCGAGTACGCCCTCGAGTACGGGACCGACGCCATCGAGATGCACCGCGACGCCGTCGCGCCCGGGCAGCGCGTCCTCATCGTGGACGACCTCCTCGCCACGGGAGGCACGGCGGCCGCCGCGGTGAAGCTCGTCGAGTCGCTCGGAGGAGAGGTCGCCGCGCTGGCCTTCGTCGTCGATCTCGCGTTCCTCAAGGGCCGCGACAAGCTGAGTGGCTACGACGTCTTCCGTCTGGTAGAATACGACTCGGAATAGGCTTGCGCGACGCGTGCGACCTCGGCGCGTCTGCTGACGTTGCGGGCCCCCGTAGCTCAGGTGGATAGAGCAACGGTTTCCTAAACCGTGTGCCGCAGGTTCAAGTCCTGCCGGGGGTACCACATGCCGGGGCCCGCTCTGGGAGCGGGCCCCTTTCTTTGTCCCGCGGGCCGGGCGCCCGGCCTCACGGCAGACGCGGTCACGCGGCCGCGTCCGAAAGCGAAGGCCCCGGCAGGCGGCGCCCGCCGGGGCCTCTTCGCGATGTCCGTCCTCGTCGTCCGCTCCTACCTCACGAGCGCCATCCGGCCGACCTCGGTCACGTCGCCCGCGCGGAGGCGGCAGAAGTAGACGCCCGACGCGGCGTCGGCGCCGGAGGCGTCCTGCCCGTCCCACGACACGGCATGCTCGCCGGCGCCCAGCTCACCGTCCACGAGCTGCCGCACGAGCCTCCCGGCCACGTCGTAGATCGCGAGGTCGACGTGACCCCGCGAAGGCAGCGCGAACCGCACCGACGTCCGCGGGCTGAACGGGTTCGGGTAGTTGGGCGTGAGGAGGAGGCGCGGGGCCGCGGGGCCTTCAGCCACGCTGCTCTGGCTCTCCTCGATCCCCCAGATCTCAACGTCGTCGATGTTCCAGCCGCAGTACCGCCAGCTCGAGTCGGTCGTCCCCATCGTCCACCTGAGATAGACCGTCTCCTGCCCGTCGGCAACGGCTGAGATGTCGATCTCCTGCAGCGACCAGGCGGTCTCCGCGATGGTCCCGCCGTTCTGCCACACGGTCGTGAAGTTCGTGCCGTCGTTGCTGACCCTCACGTACGCGTGATCGTAGATGCTCTGCTCCACGCCGAGCCAGCGGCGGAACTTGAGCGTCACCGACGACAGAGCGGAGCAGTCGATGGCGGTGGACGTGAGGTGGCGTTCCGGCAGGTTGTTCTCGTAGTCGCCGCTCAGGTTGTAGCCGTACACGTTCGTGCCGGTGTAGCCGCTCATCGGATCCGGCCCGCCGTACTGGCCGCCGCCGCCGGTCGGCCTCCCGTAGGCCCAGAGACCCTGCGTCGTCCAGCCCGGGTCCAAGTCCATCGAGAAGCTGTGCACGAGCGTCGGCGCCCCGACGGTCAGAGTGACGCCCCTCGAGGTGTCGCCCACGTGGTCCGTCGTGTTGATGAACTGAACGAGGTCGGTGTACGTGCCGTTCCCGAGCGTGTTGGCCGCCGCGTTGATGGACACCGTGACGTCCGCGGTCGCGTGGCCCTCGAGGTGCCCCGACGCGCTCGAGAGCGTGACCCACGGCTGCGTCTTCGTCACCGCGTAGTCGATGCGGGTGTCGTACTGGTTCTCCAGCGTGTACGTCACGCTGGACGGGGTGAAGGGGCCGCCGGCATCGCCTGCCGCGGCGAGGCCTGAGGACGGCGTCACCTTGAGCCCCGCCGCGTTCGGGTCATAGAGGTCCGTCGTGGTCGCTCCCGTGCTCGCGGGGTCAAGCCAGTTCGACAGGCGGGTCGAGCTCGTGCCGCCGCCGGTCCAGGACAACGAGAAGCTGCCGTACCAGTCGGAGGAGTTGTTGCCGCACGCCGCGTAGCCGCCGTGCAGCTGGCCGATGACGCGGTGGTTCTGGTCGAACAGCGGGCTTCCCGACGACCCGGGCTCCGTCGTGCCCTCGTCCCAGTCCACAACGCGAACGTGCGAGCCGTCACCCGGCGACGAGGTCCCGAGGTAGCTCGTGATCTGCGTCGGGTCGTTCTCGAAGCTGATGCACTTCACGCCGGTGTCGGGGTGGTGGATGGCCGTGGCGGTGGCCGCGACCGCTCCCGTCCTGTCCCAGCCCGCGAACGTGACGCCCCACGACGGGTTCGGGTCCTCGTCGAGCTCCACGAGGGTGAAGTCCGAGTTGGAGTAGGAGGCCCTGAAGTACGAGCCCGTCTGGGAGCTCGACAGCGAGCCCCCGCTCAGCTGCCCGCACACCGGGCTCTGGTAGTTCCAGTACACGACGAGCGAGGCGGCGTTGCTGGACGTGACCCCGCAGTGCCTGGCCGTCATGAAGTAGGGCACGCCGTTCGACGAGGTGTTGTTCACCATGAAGCCGGTGCAGAAGAGCGAGCCGCCGGTCGAGATGACGCCCACGGAGCGGATGTCATCCCGCCAGCGATCGCCCTGCGGGCAGATCACGTCGATGTTGCACGAGCCCGGAGCGCGGGACAGCAGCTCGCCGAAGCCCCGGTATCCCACGTTGACCGACGTGAGCGTCAGGGCGAGGGCCGGGACGGCCTTGGTCGGCACGGTCGCCTCGATCACGATGTCGTCCGAGAGGACGACCGGCGTCCACAGCTCGCCGTGCTCCGCGTTGTCGGCCGCCGTGAACGGCCTGAGGACCTCGCCCATGTCCGCGGCGTAGACCATGAGCCTGCCGCCCTCGGGCATGCGGTAGGTCGTGAAGCCCAGGTTGAGCGACAGGGCGCCGGGGGAGGTGATGCGCAGGCGCCAGAGGCTCACGCCTCCGTCGAGCTCCTCCCACGACCCGTGGGTCGCCGGGGTCATCGAGACGGGGTGGGGAACCGCGTACCGCGGCGCCAGACCCTGCCGGTCGCGCTCCTCGTCCTCGATGGCGAGGGCGTCGCGATCGAGCGGGGCGATGGACAGCTGCTCGACGGACTCGAGCGCCGCCACGGGGAAGTCCGCCGCAGTGGGGGAGACCGGCTCGGAGGCGCCGTGCGCCACGCGGGGGAGGACAAGGACGGTGACGGCCAGAACAGAGGCCAGAACGGCCACGGGACACAGGCTTCGACGGCTGCTCACGGCGATTCCTCCTGCCATCCGCGGAACCGAGACGGAGCGTCCGGCAGGCCGCGGCGCGCCGACCGGACGTGAACCGGCTTCTCCAGACAATGTTACCAGATTGGGCGCGCCGCGTCCAGAGCCGGTCCGGCCGCATGCGGCGGACCACGCGCGCGCGGCGGCGCCGTCCCCGCTCCTTGACCGCCGCCGCGACTTCTGCGAGACTCGCGCTCCATGGACGCCCTGAACGCGCGCAGCACGCCCGCGCCGCTCTCGCCGAGCGGCGCGACGACGCGATGGGAGCGGATCGGCGGTGCGTTCTTCCGGGCGCGGAGCGTCACGCCGATCGGCATCCTCGCGGCCGCGCTGCTCTGGCCGACGCCGGGAGGCCTGACGGCCGCGAGGCTCGCCGGGGCGGCCGCGCTGCTCGTCGCGGGCGAGGCGCTGCGCCTGTGGGCCGTAGGGGTGGCGGGGAAGCTCACGAGGACGAGAGGCTCCAACGTGAAGGGGCTCGTCACGTCGGGCCCCTTCGGCTTCGTGCGAAACCCGCTCTACCTGGGCAACTTCGCCATCGCGGGCGGCGTCGCCGTGCTCTCGAAGGTCGGGTGGCTCCTGTGGGCGATGCCGCTCCTCTTCGCCCTCCAGTACGCGGCCATCGTCGCCTGGGAGGAGCGCGTCCTCGCTCAGGCGTTCGGCGAGGCGTACGACGACTACCGGCGGGGCGTGAGGCGCTGGGTGCCGTCGCCGCGGCGGTACCGCGGCGCGGCCGGCCCGGCGTGGGCGGCCGGCATCGCGTGGAGGAGCGAGCGCGACACCCTCGTCGGCCTCGCCGCCGTCGTCGCGCTGTTGGTCGTGAAACACCTCGCAGCGCACGGGAGCATCGCCGCGTTCTGGCTGGGCGCGGCGCGGGCACTGGGGATGGCACGGTGAAGGTCCGGGCGGCGCGAGCCCGGCAGCAAGCGACAGGGAGGAGGACCAGGATGAAGTCAGCGCCGAAGTCCGAGCGGGTTCCCGCGCCGGTGACGATGCCGGGCGCGGAGGGCGTCAAGGCGGCGAAGCTCATCGGAGCGGACGAGAAGTCGCCGACGGTGGGCATGCGGCTCTTCGAGATCGCCCCCGGTGGGAAGACCCCGTGGCACGCCCACGGCTGGGAGCACGTGATCTACGGCGTCGAGGGGCAGGGGGCGCTCAAGACGGAGCACGGGGACGCGCCGTTCGGGCCGGGCGACTCCCTGCTCGTTGAGCCGGACGAGCAGCACAACTTCGTGAACACCGGGACGGGCACGCTGCGGTTCATCTGCGTCGTCCCACTGCGCGGAGACATGTAGGAGCGGCGACCGGCGGTCCGGCGCGCGGGCCCCGCAAGAAAACCCTTGCGCGGACAGGGACGCCCGGCTAGACTGCCGCTGCACCCACACATGGACGGACGCCTTTTAAACTAGCACGGCGAGGCTAGTAAGGGTGAGCACACCAAACGCGATACGGCGGGTCATCGCAAGCTAGCGCTCGCGAGGCCCGCCGTTGCGTTTGCCCCTCAGCCTCGGGGAGGGTAAGCGTGAGCTGGACGAGCAAGCACCTCCTGGGCCTCGAGGGGGTGACGCGCGAGGAGATCGTCACCATCCTCGACACGGCCGCGAAGTTCCGGGAGGTCCTCGACCGCCCCGTCAAGAAGGTGCCGACGCTGCGCGGCGTGACCGTGGTCAATCTCTTCTTCGAGCCGAGCACGCGCACGCGCATGTCCTTCGAGCTCGCGGAGAAGCGGCTGTCGGCGGACACGCTGAGCTTCACGGCGGCGACGTCGAGCGCGAAGAAGGGCGAGACGCTTCGCGACACGGCGCGGAACATCGAGGCCATGATGGTGGACATGGTGGTCATCCGCCACTCGGCCCCCGGGGCGCCGCACTTCCTCGCCGACCACCTCGACGCCTCCATCATCAACGCGGGCGACGGCGCCCACGAGCACCCCACCCAGGCCCTCCTCGACCTCTTCACGATGAGGGAGCGGATGGGCGACATCGAGGGGAAGAAGGTCACCATCCTCGGGGACGTGCTGCACTCGCGCGTCGCCCGCTCGAACGTGTGGGGGCTCACGGCGATGGGCGCCGAGGTGACGCTCTGCGGCCCGGCGACGTTCATCCCGGCCGAGATCGAGCGCGTCGGCGTCGCCGTGACGACCGACCTCGACGCGGCGGTCGGGGACGCCGACGTCGTCAACATCCTCCGCATCCAGCAGGAGCGGCTCGACGGCTGCTTCATCCCGAGCCTCAGGGAGTACGCCGCGCTCTTCGGCGTCACGCGCGAGCGCGTCGAGCGCATGCGACCGGACGTCGTGATCATGCACCCGGGGCCGATCAACCGCGGCGTGGAGCTCGCGCCCGACGTGGCCGACGGCGAGCGCTCCGTGATCCTCGAGCAGGTGACGAACGGGGTCGCCGTCCGCATGGCGGTCATCTACCTTCTGTCCAGGGCGAGGGCGGCCGAGCGCGTCGAGGGCGCCGAGATCCTCGCGGAGGTGGGACTATGAAGAAGACGCTCCTGAGAGGCGGGCGGCTGGTCGATCCCGCGACGCGCGCCGACGACAGGCTCGACCTCCTCATCGTGGACGGCAAGGTCGCCGAGCGGGCGCCGAACCTGCCGGCGGACGAGTCCACGACCGTCCTCGACGTCGCGGGCCTCGTCGTCTGCCCGGGCTTCGTGGACATGCACGTGCACCTGCGCGAGCCGGGCCGCGAGGACGAGGAGACGATCGAGAGCGGAGGCCTCGCGGCCGTCCACGGCGGCGTCACGGCGATGGCGGCCATGCCGAACACGAGCCCGGCCATGGACACCGCCTCGTGGGTGGAGTTCGTGCGGACGAGGCCGTGCGCCGCGGCCGTGCACCCGATCGCGGCCGTGACGGTGGGGCGCGAGGGGAAGGTGCTGACCGAGATGGCCGAGCTCGCGGCGGCCGGCGCCGTGGCCTTCAGCGACGACGGATCGCCCGTGGCGAGCGGGCACGTCATGCGGATGGCGCTCCAGTACGCCTCGATGGTCGGGCGACCGATCATCGCGCACTGCGAGGATGCCGACCTCGCGCGGGGCGGCGCGATGCACGAGGGGCTCGCCTCGACGATCGCGGGGCTCAAGCCGTCGCCGGCGGCCGCCGAGGAGGTGATGGTCGCCCGCGACGTCATCCTCGCCCGCGCCACGGGCGCGCGGCTCCACATCGCCCACGTCTCCACGGGGGGCTCCGTCGAGCTCGTGCGAAGGGCCAAGGCGGACGGCGCCGCGGTCACGTGCGAGACCTGCCCGCACTACCTGAGCCTGACGGACGACGACGTGAGGACCTACGACACGAGCTTCAAGGTGAACCCGCCGCTCCGGTCGGCCCGCGACGTCGAGGCGCTGCGCGAGGGGCTGGCCGACGGAACGATCGACGCGGTCGCGAGCGATCACGCGCCGCAC encodes the following:
- the surE gene encoding 5'/3'-nucleotidase SurE — translated: MDKPVILVSNDDGVRAPGIAALHRALLPLGRVIVVAPDRERSASSHSLTLDVPLRANRLSDDVVSVEGTPTDCVLLAVKNLLPERPALVVSGVNRGPNMGHDVTYSGTVAAAMEATILGIPAVAVSLARSPDGAFDYGPAAEVAAGVASLVLERGLPPGTLLNVNVPNVPSGGIGGVALTRLGKQVYEDSVVKKTDPRGREYYWIGGQSSATPSGPGTDFEAVASGLVSVTPVHLDLTDHGSLAALRDWPLADALGPRAAAGRGEAKS
- a CDS encoding glycosyltransferase family 2 protein — protein: MRIVVVIPCKNVEETIGRLVGRIREVAPALDALVVDDGSDDRTGAVAREAGASVVRHEVNRGKGAALKTGFACAAERGYDAVVTMDGDLQHDPAALPAFVEALEKEGADIVVGSRMRAVGAMPAIRIWTNRTTSRIVSRLAGQDIPDSQSGYRILRTDVVRDLPLVTSRYDTESEILIRAARRGARISSIPIESIYAGGVSHINPFVDTLRFVRLVLLSLFWR
- a CDS encoding lysophospholipid acyltransferase family protein, producing the protein MFAYNLYRLGAFLALRLSLPTARRIAAAVGRLSCALQRRTRRHLIENLRTAFGDTMSERELRGLRLRIYANFAVFVADFLRFPFFTRDNLGEWLTERSIEGLARLRQTGAGGPLVFLTAHLGNWELGAAAVALAVTPLTVLADTHPSPRVTAFFNGRRESKGCAVVTVSSFHRCFRALKGGGAVAIVGDRPVTGQGIHATFMGKTTLVPDGHAVLARRLGATLVPCFLLMTEDGRYDLLVDDPIVPRTTDDEAGDVRDCVNRCLTVVERRIREHPEQWYVFRPIWGGEAARTARGRRGAARVRSAR
- a CDS encoding isoprenylcysteine carboxylmethyltransferase family protein — translated: MDALNARSTPAPLSPSGATTRWERIGGAFFRARSVTPIGILAAALLWPTPGGLTAARLAGAAALLVAGEALRLWAVGVAGKLTRTRGSNVKGLVTSGPFGFVRNPLYLGNFAIAGGVAVLSKVGWLLWAMPLLFALQYAAIVAWEERVLAQAFGEAYDDYRRGVRRWVPSPRRYRGAAGPAWAAGIAWRSERDTLVGLAAVVALLVVKHLAAHGSIAAFWLGAARALGMAR
- a CDS encoding adenine phosphoribosyltransferase yields the protein MSADTRTDLRSLIRSVPGFPKTGIVFRDITTLAKDPRGLRAAVDAIAARYEKERIDVVVGIEARGFIFGAAVAYRLGVGFVPARKPGKLPAETVRAEYALEYGTDAIEMHRDAVAPGQRVLIVDDLLATGGTAAAAVKLVESLGGEVAALAFVVDLAFLKGRDKLSGYDVFRLVEYDSE
- a CDS encoding cupin domain-containing protein — encoded protein: MKSAPKSERVPAPVTMPGAEGVKAAKLIGADEKSPTVGMRLFEIAPGGKTPWHAHGWEHVIYGVEGQGALKTEHGDAPFGPGDSLLVEPDEQHNFVNTGTGTLRFICVVPLRGDM
- a CDS encoding small multi-drug export protein gives rise to the protein MWNGLSPEARLRVKVFALSALPVAELRGGIPLGVGSGMPWREAFLVAAAGNLAPVIPLLFALGPMTRFLERWAFARRVIEAVFARTRRRSGLIERYEAIGLALFVAVPLPMTGAWTGVLAAHLLGVRPRYAVPAVVAGVVIAGVIVTLASQGVLHLWRL
- a CDS encoding TIGR00725 family protein, whose amino-acid sequence is MSPRPVRITVVGAGRCDEKTASIAERVGREVARRGGVLICGGLGGVMEAAARGASEAGGLTVGILPGPDAAAANPHIAIPIATDLGHARNAVNVRAADAVVAVEGGYGTLSEVALALAMGIPVVSPADAAAAPDVVRAASAEDAVATAFALAEGRRS
- a CDS encoding trypsin-like peptidase domain-containing protein, whose protein sequence is MSSRRSLCPVAVLASVLAVTVLVLPRVAHGASEPVSPTAADFPVAALESVEQLSIAPLDRDALAIEDEERDRQGLAPRYAVPHPVSMTPATHGSWEELDGGVSLWRLRITSPGALSLNLGFTTYRMPEGGRLMVYAADMGEVLRPFTAADNAEHGELWTPVVLSDDIVIEATVPTKAVPALALTLTSVNVGYRGFGELLSRAPGSCNIDVICPQGDRWRDDIRSVGVISTGGSLFCTGFMVNNTSSNGVPYFMTARHCGVTSSNAASLVVYWNYQSPVCGQLSGGSLSSSQTGSYFRASYSNSDFTLVELDEDPNPSWGVTFAGWDRTGAVAATATAIHHPDTGVKCISFENDPTQITSYLGTSSPGDGSHVRVVDWDEGTTEPGSSGSPLFDQNHRVIGQLHGGYAACGNNSSDWYGSFSLSWTGGGTSSTRLSNWLDPASTGATTTDLYDPNAAGLKVTPSSGLAAAGDAGGPFTPSSVTYTLENQYDTRIDYAVTKTQPWVTLSSASGHLEGHATADVTVSINAAANTLGNGTYTDLVQFINTTDHVGDTSRGVTLTVGAPTLVHSFSMDLDPGWTTQGLWAYGRPTGGGGQYGGPDPMSGYTGTNVYGYNLSGDYENNLPERHLTSTAIDCSALSSVTLKFRRWLGVEQSIYDHAYVRVSNDGTNFTTVWQNGGTIAETAWSLQEIDISAVADGQETVYLRWTMGTTDSSWRYCGWNIDDVEIWGIEESQSSVAEGPAAPRLLLTPNYPNPFSPRTSVRFALPSRGHVDLAIYDVAGRLVRQLVDGELGAGEHAVSWDGQDASGADAASGVYFCRLRAGDVTEVGRMALVR
- a CDS encoding M23 family metallopeptidase — encoded protein: MTASRASGRFRARLALGLAVVALGLAATSCTPLPPRQRAATAPPAGPGAHHVVAGGETLWRIAKAYGVSVTEIKEANGLRDDTILVGQRLFIPGASRAVVAAPRRPTEEPRQAGDLAFAWPLAGRNRASVRSPFGTRTDPINKSRTFHQGIDIEAAHGERVLAAADGEVVFASRMSGYGTVVMVDHGSRTITLYAHLSRAVVDIEERVQRGQTVGYVGSDGRATGPHLHFEVRVRGASVDPLDRLP
- a CDS encoding protein-L-isoaspartate(D-aspartate) O-methyltransferase; protein product: MVEEQIAARGISDERVLAAMRAVPRHLFVGPGFEDSAYGDHALPIGEGQTISQPYMVALMTQELALDGSEKVLEVGTGSGYQTAVLAELVDRVVSVERVASLARRAQETIESLGIANVIVHIGDGTIGLSEFAPYDRILVTAGAPEVPQSLLEQLADPGIIVIPVGGQGFQELRVIRRRAGSLSERNAGGCVFVPLLGREGWGAAR